The ANME-2 cluster archaeon genome contains a region encoding:
- the hdrB gene encoding CoB--CoM heterodisulfide reductase subunit B: MSKLSLFLGCIVPNRYPGIEKATQLCLDKLDIDCSDLPGASCCPAPGVFRSFDKPTWLALAGRNIVLSEELGCDVLTICNGCYGSLTDANHELKENVALKKSTNVHLGKIGKKYEGTVDVRHIVEFLYDEFGPEKIKEMVVKPLDLKVALHYGCHLVKPSKERQLGSVEQPTFFDELIEATGAKSIDYPDKMACCGAGGGVRSALLERSLEMTKHKLSRIRDAGADCIVNACPFCHLQFDSGQAEIREKFALEYNIPVLHYSQLLGLALGFPPVELGIDLNIITNKEFFEKLRGRIE; this comes from the coding sequence TCGAAAAAGCTACACAGTTGTGCCTCGATAAATTAGATATCGACTGTTCGGATCTGCCGGGTGCGTCGTGCTGTCCGGCGCCCGGTGTGTTCAGGTCGTTCGATAAACCGACATGGCTTGCACTTGCAGGCCGTAACATTGTACTATCCGAGGAACTCGGGTGCGATGTCCTGACAATATGCAACGGCTGTTACGGTTCACTCACTGATGCAAATCATGAACTCAAAGAGAACGTAGCGCTTAAAAAAAGCACGAATGTCCATCTTGGGAAGATAGGTAAAAAGTACGAGGGAACTGTGGATGTGCGGCACATCGTGGAATTTCTCTATGACGAGTTCGGACCTGAAAAGATAAAGGAGATGGTGGTAAAGCCACTTGACCTTAAGGTTGCGCTGCATTACGGCTGTCATCTCGTAAAACCTTCGAAAGAGCGCCAGCTTGGAAGTGTGGAACAACCGACTTTTTTTGATGAACTGATCGAAGCTACAGGTGCAAAAAGTATAGATTATCCTGATAAGATGGCATGCTGCGGCGCCGGCGGAGGCGTGCGCTCGGCACTACTTGAAAGATCGCTTGAAATGACAAAACATAAGCTCTCACGTATCCGTGATGCCGGTGCGGACTGCATTGTGAATGCATGCCCGTTCTGCCACCTGCAGTTTGACAGCGGACAGGCCGAGATCAGGGAGAAGTTCGCTTTAGAGTATAATATCCCGGTATTGCATTACAGCCAGCTCCTTGGGCTTGCGCTTGGATTTCCACCTGTGGAACTTGGAATTGACCTGAATATCATAACGAACAAAGAATTCTTTGAGAAGCTCAGAGGACGTATAGAATAG